Genomic window (Vicia villosa cultivar HV-30 ecotype Madison, WI unplaced genomic scaffold, Vvil1.0 ctg.000067F_1_1_3, whole genome shotgun sequence):
ACTCATCAAACAACAAGGTGTTTGACGAAGCTGTTCATCTTGATCATCGTCAGAATAATGAGAATGATGTGTTAGGAAAGCTTAGAGATTCTTGTGATGCAAATGGGAAAGTGACGTTGAAGATTTCAAAGAGCGAGCTAGCTGAATTATTAGGAGCTATACaacagaataataataataataatcaacagCCTCAGAAGCaaatgaggaagaagaagaagaagaaagaattaaGTTCAGCAGAAGAAGTTCTGATTCGGTTAATGAAATCTAGAGATCATGAAATTGCAAATAAGCGTCACTGCAGTAGTAACTGGAAACCGGTGCTAGA
Coding sequences:
- the LOC131623449 gene encoding uncharacterized protein LOC131623449 translates to MGNCCKASSSMEWDGEDWGSLNSSNNKVFDEAVHLDHRQNNENDVLGKLRDSCDANGKVTLKISKSELAELLGAIQQNNNNNNQQPQKQMRKKKKKKELSSAEEVLIRLMKSRDHEIANKRHCSSNWKPVLDTIPE